TGTCTCAAAACTTCGAGAGGGCGTGGCTATTGCAGAACAAAATAATGACTCCACCACCGCCGATATGCTCAGTGAGAGGAGTGAGTTCCACGAAGAAGCAGCCTGGATGCTTCGTAGTTTAAGCAAGTAACTTTTCGAAGCTCATGGCCGTAGTTTGTACTGAGGTGACAAGATTCACCAGGTAAGTGGCATGACTTCAAGAGCGAGAGAGCTTAGAAGAGCTTGAATTAAATATATTGGCGTCAGAGTACTTCAAGCTGGAAAGCTCTCTCCCCGACTTACTAATGGAGACACAAGGATGCGGATCATCACAGTTAACCTCATATCATTATTCGTTCTAGTCGGCTGTTCTAGCCTTCCCAAGAACTCCCCGGAAGAATTCTATGAAGCTAAACAAGCTATTTCAGCAATGGAGCGCCATGACGTTGACGAGATCTTCCCGAGACTGGCCAAGGAGAGTAAAAACACTTACGAAGAATCTTTAGACCTCCTGAACCGGTACATTGCAACTGGAGCCCTGAGCACACGCGATTTGGCAATAAAAAAAGCTGATGAAGCACGGGAAATGGCAACTGAAACCAGGCTCATGACCAAGGCCGTTCAATCTTGGGATCGAGACTACGGCGAGTTTCGAAAAGCCAGTGAAGCAGCACCACGTGTATCCAAGAACTCTGACTTAGAAGACATTCAGAACCACGCCTTTGTTTCGACCATCGCATTCTTTGAGTCTGGGGATGCTACACAGGCAGTTATGAATCATAAAGAACTATCAGCACTCACGAGCTTACTCAGCATGGACAGCCGCGCCCGAGTCGAGCTTACAGGCTATGCTGATCCTAGAGGTACAATGCCTCAAAATAGACAGCTCGCCTTAGAGCGCGCCACTAAGATATCGCAGCTACTCCAGGAATCGGGAATTTCAGGTGACCAGATCCGAGTAAGTAGCGCGGGGGAAGTCACTCACTTAAGCCCTAAAGCCAGTGACGCGACCCTACAGTTGGCAAGAAAAGTAGAAGCAAAGCTCACTTTCAATAACAGTCGAAATAAATAGGAGTTGACCATGGATTTTGTCGATAGATTTATAGAACACCGCCGTGGAGCTAAGAAAACGGTGGTCCAGACTCAAAATAAATTCGAAGAGTCTAAATCTTTAAAGGAATCTATGTCAGTCAAACAAAAAGCCGAACAGAGCATAAGAGCAAAACTCCGGCCCCTATTTTTGAGGCCATTGGAGCTTTTATCATCCTAACCAGAAAGCCTGGCCCTTACCAGCCGTAGTTTGGCTTCTTAGAGAAATGATGACGGCTTGTAATTTCCCGAATGGTGCCTGACTCAGAACGCATGACGATCGAGTGGGTCGTGGCACCATAAGAGTTATAGCGAACACCCTTTAAGTAACTGCCATTGGTAACCCCAGTAGCCACGAACATAACATTACCACTAGCAAGCTCCTCATGAGAGTAAATCTGGTCGAAGTCTGTGATGCCCATCTTTCGAGCCCGCTCTTTCTCGTCTTCTTTACGGAACTTGAGGATACCCTGCATTTCGCCACCAAGACATCGTAGCGCTGCTGCTGCAATCACGCCTTCTGGAGCCCCTCCAACTCCCATGAGTAAGTCAACTCCCGTTTCACCTTGGGCCGTCGCAATTGCAGCTGAAACATCACCATCACCGATCAAGCGAATTCGCGCTCCAGCCTCTCGTACTTCTGCAATTAGATCTTCATGTCTGGGGCGGTCCAAGATG
The genomic region above belongs to Pseudobacteriovorax antillogorgiicola and contains:
- a CDS encoding OmpA family protein, whose amino-acid sequence is MRIITVNLISLFVLVGCSSLPKNSPEEFYEAKQAISAMERHDVDEIFPRLAKESKNTYEESLDLLNRYIATGALSTRDLAIKKADEAREMATETRLMTKAVQSWDRDYGEFRKASEAAPRVSKNSDLEDIQNHAFVSTIAFFESGDATQAVMNHKELSALTSLLSMDSRARVELTGYADPRGTMPQNRQLALERATKISQLLQESGISGDQIRVSSAGEVTHLSPKASDATLQLARKVEAKLTFNNSRNK
- the glpX gene encoding class II fructose-bisphosphatase, with protein sequence MDRNLALEFVRVTEAAALSCGRWIGRGDEKAADHAAVESMRKAFDSISFDGTIKIGEGERDEAPMLYIGEKVGSGQGPKIDIACDPLEGTSITAQGRSEALAVIAAAEEGNFLHAPDTYMQKLACGPQGRGVIDIRESPTWNVKKLAEATGRDVEDLMVIILDRPRHEDLIAEVREAGARIRLIGDGDVSAAIATAQGETGVDLLMGVGGAPEGVIAAAALRCLGGEMQGILKFRKEDEKERARKMGITDFDQIYSHEELASGNVMFVATGVTNGSYLKGVRYNSYGATTHSIVMRSESGTIREITSRHHFSKKPNYGW